A single window of Microbacterium oryzae DNA harbors:
- a CDS encoding COX15/CtaA family protein — translation MSADTRSTAVASPRARRGGWLPTTVDRRVRVFAWLSFLAETIIIGTGGAVRLTGSGLGCDQWPLCTPGSLVPTPELGVHGLIEFGNRTMTSVVGILALIVLVLVWRMRSSRRDLFVLACVVLGGIVAQAIVGGVTVWTGLNPFLVGFHYVASLTLVCVTAAFLVRAYSAPGPRELAVPRWYMILTHITTLALALTIFFGVLTTGSGPHSGDADVIRQGFDATILAHVHSWPGYTLLALVVVLLASSWALRLPTRRWMTALLGAIVVQIVVGIVQARNGLPAPLVGIHMVLAALSAAAFTVVVLRMKRPRVDAR, via the coding sequence ATGTCCGCCGACACCCGCTCCACCGCCGTCGCGAGCCCCCGGGCGCGCCGCGGCGGATGGCTTCCCACCACCGTGGACCGTCGCGTGCGCGTCTTCGCCTGGCTGTCGTTCCTCGCCGAGACGATCATCATCGGCACCGGCGGCGCCGTGCGCCTCACCGGGTCCGGCCTCGGCTGCGACCAGTGGCCCCTCTGCACCCCCGGGTCGCTCGTGCCGACCCCCGAGCTCGGCGTGCACGGGCTCATCGAGTTCGGCAACCGCACCATGACGAGCGTCGTCGGGATCCTCGCCCTGATCGTGCTCGTGCTCGTGTGGCGGATGCGCTCCTCGCGCCGCGACCTGTTCGTTCTCGCCTGCGTCGTGCTCGGCGGGATCGTCGCCCAGGCGATCGTCGGCGGTGTGACGGTGTGGACCGGCCTCAACCCGTTCCTCGTCGGCTTCCACTACGTCGCATCGCTGACGCTGGTGTGCGTGACGGCGGCGTTCCTCGTCCGCGCCTACTCCGCTCCCGGCCCCCGCGAGCTGGCGGTGCCGCGCTGGTACATGATCCTCACGCACATCACGACGCTCGCCCTGGCGCTCACGATCTTCTTCGGCGTGCTGACCACCGGCTCCGGCCCGCATTCGGGCGACGCCGACGTCATCCGCCAGGGCTTCGACGCGACGATCCTCGCCCACGTGCACTCGTGGCCCGGCTACACGCTGCTCGCGCTCGTCGTCGTGCTGCTGGCGTCGTCGTGGGCGCTGCGCCTGCCGACCCGCCGCTGGATGACCGCCCTCCTCGGCGCCATCGTCGTGCAGATCGTCGTCGGCATCGTGCAGGCGCGCAACGGCCTGCCCGCGCCGCTCGTCGGCATCCACATGGTGCTCGCCGCGCTCTCAGCGGCCGCGTTCACCGTCGTGGTGCTGCGGATGAAGCGCCCCCGCGTCGACGCGCGCTGA
- a CDS encoding YbhB/YbcL family Raf kinase inhibitor-like protein: MFSYDPYAELATLRSFAPLTVMSNDIADGEALPRTHWDESFGGSDTSPQLSWSGAPEGTRSFAVSCFDPDAPTAAGFWHWAVYDVPADVTSFATGEAGSTPGITLRNETGVPGYIGAGPPPGTGVHRYFFVVDALDVEHLDITPDATPSILGFQRHFHSLARGILVATATSD, encoded by the coding sequence GTGTTCTCATACGATCCGTACGCCGAGCTCGCCACGCTGCGCTCGTTCGCCCCGCTCACCGTCATGAGCAACGACATCGCGGATGGCGAGGCCCTGCCGCGCACCCACTGGGACGAGTCGTTCGGCGGCTCCGACACCTCGCCGCAGCTGAGCTGGTCCGGTGCACCCGAGGGGACGCGGTCCTTCGCGGTGTCCTGCTTCGACCCCGACGCGCCGACCGCCGCGGGGTTCTGGCACTGGGCGGTCTACGACGTCCCGGCCGACGTGACGTCGTTCGCGACGGGTGAGGCCGGCAGCACCCCGGGGATCACGCTGCGCAACGAGACCGGCGTGCCCGGCTACATCGGCGCGGGGCCGCCTCCCGGAACCGGCGTGCACCGGTACTTCTTCGTCGTCGACGCGCTGGACGTCGAGCACCTCGACATCACGCCCGACGCGACGCCGTCGATCCTCGGATTCCAGCGGCACTTCCACTCGCTGGCCCGCGGCATCCTCGTCGCGACGGCGACGAGCGACTGA
- a CDS encoding dinucleotide-utilizing enzyme gives MTHRSRLTRSIAYWVLVVASAAAVAAGIALALPRLGTMEEALLAGTATGVEVYVGQAWITLAAGLVGAGVIGLLAALGLAATAAMLTTRSAPADATPASAVAPAAENRQEAAVANDAAAAEPAFDAPDASDAQHEAPVIAR, from the coding sequence ATGACTCACCGCAGCCGTCTCACCCGCAGCATCGCCTACTGGGTTCTCGTGGTGGCATCGGCCGCCGCCGTGGCCGCCGGCATCGCACTGGCGCTGCCGCGCCTGGGCACCATGGAGGAGGCGCTGCTCGCGGGCACGGCCACGGGCGTGGAGGTCTACGTCGGTCAGGCGTGGATCACGCTGGCCGCCGGCCTCGTCGGTGCCGGCGTCATCGGCCTGCTCGCCGCGCTGGGGCTCGCCGCGACCGCGGCGATGCTCACCACCCGGAGCGCGCCCGCCGACGCCACCCCCGCGAGCGCCGTCGCGCCCGCCGCGGAGAACCGGCAGGAGGCCGCCGTCGCGAACGACGCCGCAGCCGCCGAGCCCGCGTTCGACGCTCCGGACGCATCCGACGCTCAGCACGAGGCCCCTGTCATCGCCCGCTGA
- a CDS encoding MFS transporter, translated as MSNTPAPSPTRSIPISDRRRWQAFWVCVSVSGLTILDISKVNVALPSIEAAFGAGSTELQLVVSGYILAFGLVLVPMGRLGDQRSRKTLLIVGLALFTLSSIGCALAGSIEMLLAARLLQGVAAGIQMPQVMGTIQQLFTGKERGTAFGLFGAMIGLATAFGPTIGGLLIAVGGESDGWRWTFWMNVPLFAIAMGLVIWVLPEVRRPSSEPVSLDPAGVLLFAVAVIALMLPFLLTTGSPDDAPERWWTLVVFVLFAACFLVWERRYERRGGSPLIDLRLFRLSSFRNGTVLMAAYFTGIPALFLLTTLFLQTGLGVSALHAGMVTIGFALSSAVSSWYGGQLVGRYGRPVVVVGLVLVLATVIALAATALLASVEATPWIMAGVMVVGGFGGGMVISPNQTLTLAEIPPAQGGVAGSIGQLGQRVGTAIGTAVGLSLFYATIFREEGDKPALTVYHDAYAIGLTTVALFVAIAFAIALVDLGSRRRRERSGAEEA; from the coding sequence ATGTCGAACACGCCTGCGCCTTCGCCGACCCGGTCCATCCCGATCTCCGATCGCCGCCGCTGGCAGGCGTTCTGGGTCTGCGTGAGCGTGTCGGGACTGACGATCCTCGACATCTCCAAGGTCAACGTCGCGCTGCCATCCATCGAGGCCGCCTTCGGAGCGGGGTCGACCGAGCTCCAGCTCGTCGTCTCGGGCTACATCCTCGCGTTCGGCCTCGTGCTGGTGCCCATGGGGCGATTGGGCGATCAGCGCTCGCGCAAGACCCTCCTCATCGTCGGCCTCGCGCTCTTCACCCTCTCCAGCATCGGCTGTGCGCTGGCCGGCAGCATCGAGATGCTCCTCGCCGCGCGGCTGCTGCAGGGGGTGGCGGCGGGCATCCAGATGCCCCAGGTGATGGGCACCATCCAGCAGCTGTTCACGGGCAAGGAGCGCGGCACCGCCTTCGGCCTGTTCGGCGCCATGATCGGCCTCGCGACCGCGTTCGGCCCGACCATCGGGGGTCTCCTCATCGCCGTCGGCGGCGAGAGCGACGGATGGCGGTGGACCTTCTGGATGAACGTCCCGCTGTTCGCGATCGCGATGGGGCTCGTGATCTGGGTCCTTCCGGAGGTGCGGCGCCCGAGCTCGGAGCCGGTGTCGCTCGACCCGGCCGGCGTGCTCCTTTTCGCCGTCGCGGTGATCGCCCTCATGCTGCCGTTCCTGCTCACGACGGGCTCTCCCGACGACGCACCGGAGCGCTGGTGGACGCTCGTCGTGTTCGTGCTCTTCGCGGCGTGCTTCCTCGTCTGGGAGCGACGCTACGAGCGGCGCGGGGGCTCGCCGCTCATCGACCTGCGGCTGTTCCGGCTGTCGTCGTTCCGCAACGGCACGGTCCTGATGGCGGCGTACTTCACGGGCATCCCGGCGCTGTTCCTGCTCACGACGCTGTTCCTGCAGACCGGGCTCGGCGTCTCCGCGCTGCATGCCGGGATGGTCACCATCGGCTTCGCGCTCTCCAGCGCGGTCTCGTCGTGGTACGGCGGCCAGCTCGTCGGCCGCTACGGCCGACCCGTGGTCGTGGTGGGCCTCGTGCTCGTGCTGGCGACCGTCATCGCCCTCGCGGCCACGGCGCTGCTGGCCTCGGTCGAGGCCACGCCGTGGATCATGGCGGGCGTCATGGTGGTCGGCGGCTTCGGCGGCGGGATGGTCATCTCGCCGAACCAGACGCTCACGCTCGCGGAGATCCCGCCCGCCCAGGGCGGCGTGGCCGGATCGATCGGCCAGCTCGGGCAGCGCGTCGGAACGGCGATCGGAACCGCGGTGGGGCTGTCGCTGTTCTACGCGACGATCTTCCGCGAGGAGGGCGACAAGCCCGCGCTCACGGTGTACCACGACGCCTACGCGATCGGTCTGACGACGGTGGCGCTGTTCGTCGCCATCGCGTTCGCCATCGCGCTCGTCGATCTCGGGTCGCGTCGACGCCGCGAGCGCTCGGGAGCCGAGGAGGCCTGA
- a CDS encoding heme o synthase — translation MSTTVVDTERTSRQRLGRKIRAYVALTKPRVLELLLVSTVPVMFLAAQGMPDLWLVLATVIGGSLSAGSAATFNMYIDRDIDAHMARTENRPIVTGEISPRNALVFAWALAIISTGWFLLTTNLLTAFLSAFAIFFYVVIYTMILKRRTEQNIVWGGIAGCFPVLIGWAAVTNGLDWAPFILFALVFLWTPPHYWPLSIKYATDYENTDVPMLGATRSGSQVGLQIILYAWATVACSLLLIPVAGMGLVYSVSALVFGGWFIYESHRLYRRTVLEQGGDERPRPMRVFHASITYLTLVFVAVAVDPLLPF, via the coding sequence ATGTCCACGACGGTCGTCGATACCGAACGGACCTCCCGTCAGCGACTCGGCCGGAAGATCCGCGCCTACGTCGCGCTGACCAAGCCGCGGGTGCTGGAGCTCCTGCTCGTCTCCACGGTGCCGGTCATGTTCCTCGCCGCACAGGGGATGCCGGATCTCTGGCTCGTGCTGGCCACGGTCATCGGCGGCTCGCTGAGCGCGGGCTCCGCGGCCACGTTCAACATGTACATCGACCGCGACATCGATGCGCACATGGCGCGCACGGAGAACCGCCCGATCGTCACCGGAGAGATCTCGCCGCGGAACGCCCTCGTGTTCGCGTGGGCGCTCGCGATCATCTCCACCGGATGGTTCCTGCTGACGACGAACCTGCTCACGGCCTTCCTGTCGGCGTTCGCGATCTTCTTCTACGTCGTCATCTACACGATGATCCTCAAGCGCCGCACCGAGCAGAACATCGTGTGGGGCGGGATCGCCGGGTGCTTCCCGGTGCTCATCGGATGGGCGGCAGTGACGAACGGGCTCGACTGGGCGCCGTTCATCCTCTTCGCCCTCGTGTTCCTCTGGACGCCCCCGCACTACTGGCCGCTGTCGATCAAGTACGCGACCGACTACGAGAACACCGACGTGCCGATGCTCGGCGCCACGCGCTCCGGGTCGCAGGTGGGCCTGCAGATCATCCTGTACGCGTGGGCCACCGTCGCGTGCTCGCTGCTGCTCATCCCCGTCGCGGGCATGGGCCTGGTGTACTCGGTCTCCGCGCTTGTGTTCGGCGGCTGGTTCATCTACGAGTCGCACCGGCTCTACCGCCGCACCGTCCTCGAGCAGGGTGGGGACGAGCGGCCGCGCCCCATGCGCGTGTTCCACGCGTCGATCACATACCTGACGCTCGTCTTCGTTGCGGTCGCGGTCGACCCGCTGCTTCCCTTCTGA
- the tkt gene encoding transketolase, whose amino-acid sequence MSELRWDEIDRRAVDTARVLAADAVEKVGNGHPGTAMSLAPAAYLLYQRVMRHDPADTHWAGRDRFILSAGHSSLTQYVQLYLGGFGLELDDLKALRTWGSLTPGHPEYGHTKGVEITTGPLGQGLASSVGFAYAARYERGLFDPEAPAGQSPFDHHIYVIAGDGDMQEGVTSEAGSLAGHQQLGNLIAIYDSNQISIEDDTNVSFTEDVAARYEAYGWQVQVVDWKKTGTYVEDVEELFQAIEAAKAETTRPSLIVLRTIIGYPSPGKQNSGKIHGAKLGAEELAATKGALGFDPEQHFAVADEVISHTRQLGERGAAAHAEWQEKFDAWAAANPERKALWDRLQEGTLPEGIESALPVFEAGKDVSTRAASGQVINALAAELPELWGGSADLAESNLTTIKDAASFIPEEWSTHEWSGNPYGRVLHFGIREHAMGAILNGIVLHGPTRAFGGTFLIFSDYMRPAVRLAALMNVPSVFVWTHDSVALGEDGPTHQPIEQLAALRLIPNLAVVRPADANETSAAWLEILRRQEGPAGIALTRQNIPVFDRGDGAASGDVFASAANTAKGAYVLAEAPNGTPDVIIIATGSEVQLAVEARQRLAADGINARVVSAPSLEWFAEQSAEYRESVLPAAVTARVSVEAGATGLWQGIVGDRGRTVGIDHFGASADYQTLFEKFGITTDAVVDAARETLKENA is encoded by the coding sequence GTGTCGGAACTGCGTTGGGATGAGATCGATCGGCGCGCTGTTGACACGGCTCGCGTGCTGGCCGCGGATGCCGTGGAGAAGGTCGGCAACGGCCACCCGGGAACGGCGATGAGCCTCGCGCCCGCCGCCTACCTGCTGTACCAGCGGGTGATGCGCCATGACCCGGCCGACACGCACTGGGCGGGCCGTGACCGGTTCATCCTCTCGGCCGGGCACTCGTCGCTGACGCAGTACGTGCAGCTCTACCTGGGCGGGTTCGGCCTCGAGCTCGACGACCTGAAGGCGCTGCGCACGTGGGGTTCGCTCACACCCGGTCACCCGGAGTACGGACACACCAAGGGCGTGGAGATCACGACCGGTCCGCTGGGTCAGGGTCTGGCGTCGTCGGTCGGCTTCGCCTACGCCGCGCGCTATGAGCGCGGTCTGTTCGACCCGGAGGCGCCGGCCGGCCAGAGCCCGTTCGACCACCACATCTACGTGATCGCCGGCGACGGCGACATGCAGGAGGGCGTCACGAGCGAGGCGGGGTCGCTCGCCGGCCACCAGCAGCTGGGCAACCTCATCGCGATCTACGACTCCAACCAGATCTCCATCGAGGACGACACGAACGTGTCGTTCACCGAGGACGTCGCCGCGCGCTACGAGGCGTACGGCTGGCAGGTGCAGGTCGTGGACTGGAAGAAGACCGGCACCTACGTCGAGGACGTCGAGGAGCTGTTCCAGGCGATCGAGGCCGCGAAGGCCGAGACGACCAGGCCCTCGCTCATCGTGCTGCGCACGATCATCGGCTACCCCTCGCCGGGCAAGCAGAACAGCGGCAAGATCCACGGCGCGAAGCTCGGCGCGGAGGAGCTGGCCGCCACGAAGGGCGCGCTCGGGTTCGATCCGGAGCAGCACTTCGCCGTCGCCGACGAGGTCATCTCGCACACCCGCCAGCTGGGCGAGCGCGGCGCGGCCGCCCACGCCGAGTGGCAGGAGAAGTTCGACGCGTGGGCCGCGGCGAACCCCGAGCGCAAGGCGCTCTGGGACCGCCTGCAGGAGGGCACGCTGCCCGAGGGCATCGAGTCCGCGCTTCCGGTGTTCGAGGCCGGCAAGGACGTCTCCACCCGCGCCGCATCGGGGCAGGTCATCAACGCCCTCGCCGCCGAGCTCCCTGAGCTCTGGGGCGGGTCGGCCGACCTCGCCGAGTCGAACCTCACCACGATCAAGGACGCGGCGTCGTTCATCCCGGAGGAGTGGTCCACCCACGAGTGGTCGGGCAACCCCTACGGACGCGTGCTGCACTTCGGCATCCGCGAGCACGCGATGGGCGCGATCCTCAACGGCATCGTCCTGCACGGCCCGACGCGCGCCTTCGGCGGCACGTTCCTCATCTTCAGCGACTACATGCGCCCCGCGGTGCGTCTGGCCGCGCTGATGAACGTTCCCAGCGTGTTCGTGTGGACCCACGACTCCGTCGCGCTCGGCGAGGACGGCCCCACGCACCAGCCGATCGAGCAGCTGGCCGCGCTCCGCCTCATCCCGAACCTCGCCGTGGTGCGCCCCGCCGACGCCAACGAGACGTCCGCGGCCTGGCTGGAGATCCTCCGCCGTCAGGAGGGACCGGCCGGCATCGCCCTCACCCGTCAGAACATCCCGGTGTTCGATCGCGGCGACGGCGCGGCATCCGGTGACGTCTTCGCCTCCGCGGCGAACACCGCCAAGGGCGCGTACGTCCTCGCGGAGGCGCCCAACGGCACCCCCGACGTGATCATCATCGCCACCGGCTCCGAGGTGCAGCTGGCCGTCGAGGCTCGCCAGCGCCTCGCCGCCGACGGCATCAATGCCCGCGTGGTGTCGGCTCCCTCGCTGGAGTGGTTCGCGGAGCAGAGCGCGGAGTACCGCGAGAGCGTGCTCCCCGCCGCCGTCACCGCCCGCGTCTCGGTCGAGGCCGGCGCGACGGGCCTGTGGCAGGGCATCGTGGGCGACCGCGGCCGCACGGTCGGGATCGACCACTTCGGCGCATCCGCCGACTACCAGACGCTGTTCGAGAAGTTCGGCATCACGACGGACGCCGTCGTCGACGCCGCACGCGAGACCCTCAAGGAGAACGCATGA
- the tal gene encoding transaldolase, whose translation MTSPTADLSGAGVSIWLDDLSRSRITSGNLRELIENRNVVGVTTNPTIFQGAISAHVGYEESLAAQAADGASVDDAIFALTTTDVRDACEIFRPIYDATSGVDGRVSIEVSPVVAHDTEATVEQAKQLHAAVDRENVLIKIPATKAGLPAITETIAAGISVNVTLIFSLERYAEVIEAYLAGLEKARDAGHDLSRIHSVASFFVSRVDSEVDKRLAAIGTDEALALKSKAGLANARLAYELFEQKFDEKRATDLIAAGANVQRPLWASTGVKDPALPDTLYVTELVAAGTVNTMPEKTLEATFDHGVITGDTITGGYADAHRLFDELAAVGVDFADVTDSLENEGVSKFIASWEDLQETVRAALESKQ comes from the coding sequence ATGACCTCCCCCACTGCAGACCTGTCCGGAGCCGGCGTCAGCATCTGGCTCGACGACCTCTCGCGTTCGCGCATCACCTCCGGGAACCTGCGCGAGCTCATCGAGAACCGCAACGTCGTCGGCGTCACGACCAACCCGACGATCTTCCAGGGCGCGATCTCCGCGCACGTGGGCTACGAGGAGTCCCTCGCCGCGCAGGCCGCGGACGGCGCATCGGTCGACGACGCGATCTTCGCGCTGACGACCACCGACGTCCGCGACGCGTGCGAGATCTTCCGCCCCATCTACGACGCGACCTCCGGCGTGGACGGCCGCGTGTCGATCGAGGTGTCCCCCGTCGTCGCGCACGACACCGAGGCCACTGTCGAGCAGGCCAAGCAGCTGCACGCCGCCGTCGACCGTGAGAACGTCCTCATCAAGATCCCCGCGACGAAGGCGGGCCTGCCCGCCATCACGGAGACCATCGCCGCCGGCATCTCCGTCAACGTCACGCTGATCTTCAGCCTCGAGCGCTACGCCGAGGTGATCGAGGCGTACCTCGCCGGACTTGAGAAGGCCCGCGACGCCGGCCACGATCTCTCCCGCATCCACTCCGTGGCGTCGTTCTTCGTCTCCCGCGTGGACTCCGAGGTCGACAAGCGCCTCGCGGCCATCGGCACCGACGAGGCCCTCGCGCTGAAGTCGAAGGCGGGGCTCGCGAACGCGCGGCTCGCCTATGAGCTCTTCGAGCAGAAGTTCGACGAGAAGCGCGCGACCGACCTCATCGCCGCGGGCGCCAACGTGCAGCGTCCGCTGTGGGCCTCCACCGGCGTCAAGGACCCGGCGCTCCCCGACACCCTCTACGTCACCGAGCTCGTCGCCGCGGGCACCGTCAACACGATGCCCGAGAAGACGCTCGAGGCGACATTCGACCACGGCGTCATCACGGGCGACACCATCACGGGCGGGTACGCCGACGCGCACCGCCTGTTCGACGAGCTCGCGGCCGTCGGCGTGGACTTCGCCGACGTCACCGATTCGCTCGAGAACGAGGGCGTGTCGAAGTTCATCGCGTCCTGGGAGGACCTGCAGGAGACGGTGCGCGCCGCCCTGGAGTCCAAGCAGTGA
- a CDS encoding glucose-6-phosphate isomerase — MTFAIRVSGAARAAAEEAVPALVADLVASGITAEDPTLWGSSAEAEASRRLGWVEAVADVRPLVPEIIALRDDLRARGVDRVILAGMGGSSLAPEVITRTAGVDLEILDSTAPADVLAALDGGLERTVLVVSSKSGSTVETDAQRRVFEAAFRDLGIDPAERIVVVTDPGSPLEAEARAAGYRVFEADPEVGGRYSALTAFGLVPSGLAGADIDHLLDEAQSVMLEVAIDSPSNPALVLGAAIAATSPRRDKLGLIADGTPIQGLPDWIEQLVAESTGKDGTGILPVVLLPVSPEVDSVPADLQIVRIVDDVDDAPHHGHGEVLISGSLGEQFLVWEYAVAVASRLLGVNPFDQPDVEAAKEAARGLLADRPAPAAPAFVEDGVEVRVSDPALATSGTIAGVLDALWATVPADGYVSIQAYVARSEVPQLDGLREMVAADSGHPTTFGWGPRFLHSTGQYHKGGPANGVFVQITERTPVDLEIPGLPFTFAQLIEAQADGDARVLAARGRPVVTLTLTDPQTEVLSLFEAAL, encoded by the coding sequence GTGACATTCGCCATCCGCGTGTCCGGCGCGGCGAGGGCGGCGGCCGAGGAGGCCGTTCCGGCCCTCGTCGCCGACCTCGTCGCGTCGGGCATCACCGCCGAGGACCCCACCCTGTGGGGCTCCTCGGCGGAGGCCGAGGCGTCTCGGCGCCTCGGCTGGGTCGAGGCGGTCGCCGACGTGCGTCCGCTCGTCCCCGAGATCATCGCGCTGCGCGACGATCTCCGAGCCCGCGGTGTGGACCGCGTGATCCTGGCCGGGATGGGCGGCTCGTCGCTCGCTCCCGAGGTGATCACGCGCACTGCCGGCGTGGACCTCGAGATCCTCGATTCGACGGCGCCCGCCGACGTGCTCGCCGCCCTCGACGGCGGCCTCGAGCGGACCGTGCTCGTGGTGTCGTCGAAGTCCGGCTCGACGGTCGAGACCGACGCCCAGCGTCGCGTCTTCGAAGCGGCCTTCCGCGACCTCGGCATCGATCCGGCGGAGCGCATCGTCGTCGTCACCGACCCCGGCTCTCCCCTGGAGGCGGAGGCGCGCGCCGCCGGGTATCGCGTCTTCGAGGCCGACCCCGAGGTCGGCGGTCGCTACTCCGCTCTCACGGCGTTCGGCCTCGTGCCGTCCGGTCTCGCAGGCGCCGACATCGACCACCTCCTCGACGAGGCCCAGTCGGTGATGCTCGAGGTCGCGATCGACTCGCCGTCGAACCCCGCGCTGGTGCTCGGCGCGGCGATCGCCGCGACATCTCCGCGCCGCGACAAGCTCGGGCTCATCGCCGACGGCACGCCCATCCAGGGCCTGCCCGACTGGATCGAGCAGCTGGTCGCGGAGTCCACGGGGAAGGACGGCACGGGGATCCTCCCGGTGGTGCTCCTCCCCGTCTCCCCCGAGGTCGACAGCGTCCCCGCCGACCTGCAGATCGTGCGCATCGTCGACGACGTCGACGATGCGCCGCACCACGGTCACGGCGAGGTGCTCATCAGCGGGTCGCTCGGCGAGCAGTTCCTGGTGTGGGAGTACGCGGTCGCGGTCGCCTCGCGTCTCCTCGGCGTCAACCCCTTCGACCAGCCCGACGTCGAGGCCGCCAAGGAGGCCGCGCGCGGACTTCTGGCCGATCGCCCCGCGCCCGCCGCGCCGGCGTTCGTCGAGGACGGGGTCGAGGTGCGCGTGAGCGACCCGGCGCTGGCGACCTCCGGCACGATCGCCGGCGTGCTCGACGCCCTGTGGGCGACGGTCCCTGCCGACGGCTACGTGTCCATCCAGGCGTACGTGGCGCGCAGCGAGGTGCCGCAGCTCGACGGCCTCCGCGAGATGGTGGCGGCCGACTCCGGCCATCCGACCACCTTCGGGTGGGGACCGCGGTTCCTGCACTCGACCGGTCAGTATCACAAGGGCGGACCGGCCAACGGGGTGTTCGTGCAGATCACCGAGCGCACCCCGGTCGACCTCGAGATCCCGGGTCTGCCCTTCACGTTCGCGCAGCTCATCGAGGCGCAGGCCGACGGCGACGCGCGCGTGCTGGCCGCTCGCGGCCGCCCGGTCGTCACCCTCACTCTCACCGATCCCCAGACCGAGGTCCTCTCGCTGTTCGAAGCAGCGCTGTAG
- the zwf gene encoding glucose-6-phosphate dehydrogenase, whose product MTVDISRGGNPLRDPDDRRLNRIAGPSALVIFGVTGDLSRKKLMPAVYDLANRGLLPPGFALVGFARRDWEDEDFAQVVQDAVKKYARTEYREETWQQLAQGIRFVQGQFDDPAAFRKLRETVDTLDVERGTMGNHAFYLSIPPKSFPVVAQQLLESGLVDEKPDDSRWRRVVIEKPFGHDLESARALNDALEAAFPADSIFRIDHYLGKETVQNILALRFANELYEPIWNRNYVDHVQITMAEDIGVSGRAGYYDGVGAARDVIQNHLLQLLALTAMEEPISLSAEHLRAEKEKVLAAVTLPADLSTATARGQYAGGWQGGKKVTGFLEEDGMSPQSRTETYAAIKLDINTRRWAGVPFYVRTGKRLGRRVTEIAVVFKRAPEHLFSRGQTSELGQNALVIRVQPDEGVTLRFGSKVPGAGTNVRDVTMDFGYGHAFTEASPEAYERLILDVLLGDPPLFPRHEEVELSWRILDPVEKYWASLDEPLEQYDSGSWGPASADALLARDGRVWRRP is encoded by the coding sequence ATGACCGTTGACATCTCGCGGGGCGGCAATCCGCTTCGCGATCCCGATGACCGCCGCCTCAATCGCATCGCCGGTCCGAGCGCGCTCGTGATCTTCGGCGTGACGGGCGACCTGTCGCGCAAGAAGCTCATGCCCGCGGTGTACGACCTCGCCAACCGCGGTCTCCTGCCGCCCGGGTTCGCGCTCGTGGGCTTCGCCCGCCGCGACTGGGAGGACGAGGACTTCGCGCAGGTGGTGCAGGATGCCGTCAAGAAGTACGCGCGCACCGAGTACCGCGAGGAGACCTGGCAGCAGCTCGCCCAGGGCATCCGCTTCGTCCAGGGGCAGTTCGACGACCCCGCCGCGTTCCGCAAGCTCCGTGAGACCGTCGACACCCTCGACGTCGAGCGCGGCACCATGGGGAACCACGCGTTCTACCTGTCGATCCCGCCGAAGTCGTTCCCCGTCGTCGCGCAGCAGCTGCTCGAGTCGGGGCTCGTCGACGAGAAGCCGGACGACTCCCGCTGGCGCCGCGTCGTCATCGAGAAGCCGTTCGGACACGATCTCGAATCCGCGCGTGCGCTCAACGATGCGCTCGAGGCCGCCTTCCCCGCCGACTCGATCTTCCGCATCGACCACTACCTCGGCAAGGAGACGGTCCAGAACATCCTGGCGCTGCGCTTCGCCAACGAGCTGTACGAGCCGATCTGGAACCGCAACTACGTCGACCACGTGCAGATCACGATGGCCGAGGACATCGGCGTGAGCGGTCGCGCGGGCTACTACGACGGCGTCGGCGCCGCGCGCGACGTCATCCAGAACCACCTCTTGCAGCTGCTCGCCCTCACGGCCATGGAGGAGCCCATCAGCCTCTCCGCCGAGCACCTCCGCGCCGAGAAGGAGAAGGTGCTCGCGGCGGTCACCCTCCCCGCCGATCTGTCCACCGCGACCGCGCGCGGACAGTACGCGGGCGGATGGCAGGGCGGCAAGAAGGTCACCGGCTTCCTCGAGGAGGACGGCATGAGCCCGCAGTCGCGCACGGAGACGTACGCGGCCATCAAGCTCGACATCAACACGCGCCGATGGGCCGGAGTGCCCTTCTACGTGCGGACGGGCAAGCGCCTCGGCCGTCGCGTCACCGAGATCGCGGTCGTGTTCAAGCGCGCTCCCGAGCACCTGTTCTCGCGCGGCCAGACGAGCGAGCTCGGCCAGAACGCCCTCGTCATCCGCGTTCAGCCCGATGAGGGCGTGACCCTGCGGTTCGGCTCCAAGGTGCCCGGCGCCGGAACGAACGTCCGCGACGTCACGATGGACTTCGGATACGGCCACGCGTTCACGGAGGCGAGCCCCGAGGCGTACGAGCGGCTCATCCTGGACGTCCTCCTCGGCGACCCGCCCCTGTTCCCCCGGCACGAGGAGGTCGAGCTGTCCTGGCGGATCCTCGACCCCGTCGAGAAGTACTGGGCGTCGCTCGACGAACCGCTCGAGCAGTACGACTCCGGATCGTGGGGCCCGGCATCCGCCGACGCCCTGCTCGCCCGTGACGGCCGCGTTTGGAGGCGCCCGTGA